In Bradyrhizobium sp. 170, the DNA window CCTGATGCCACGCGAACGTCGCGACCAGCAGAATCGCGAACAGCCCGCGCACCAGCATCACCTGGCCGAAGTTCATCTCGGACGACACCACCTTGGTGATGGAGTCGTTCGTGGTGAACGCCGCCATGGACACCGCCATGAGCAGGCTGCCGCGAATGTTCGGAGACAGGGCCAAGTAAACCAACGACGCGGCTTAGATCGCGCCGGCCTTCTGCGCGTATTCCCAGGAAGACTTCGACAGCGGTACGGTGCGCGCCGCCGACTCCAGCGCCTTGGCGTTCGCCGCGGTGCCGTCGCGGATACGTCCGGCAATACCCTGCGTGATGCCCGCAAGGCGGAACATGTTGTAGGCGAAGTACCAGTTGAGATCGGGCACTTCCATGCCGGTGACGGCGCAATAGATCTGCGCGGCCTCGTCCACGCTCGGAATGTTCAACGCCTTGATATCGGCATTGGCGAGACCCGGCATGGTCCACTGCATCAACAGATAGGTGAAGTCGGCCATGGGATCGCCAAGCGTCGACAGCTCCCAGTCCAGCACCGCCTGCACCCGCGGTTCCGTCGCATGGAAAATCATGTTGTCGAGGCGATAGTCGCCGTGGACGATCGAAACCCGCTTCTGTTCAGGTACGGTTCGCGGCAGCCATTCGGCCACCTTCTCGAATTCCGGAATGTGCTGGGTTTCCGAGGCGCGGTACTGCTTGGTCCAGCGATCGATCTGGCGCGCGAAATAATTGCCGGGCTTGCCGAAATCGCCGAGGCCAATCGCTTCCGGATTGAAGACGTGGAGGTTGGCCAGCGTCTCGATCTTGCTGGCGAAAATCTTGCGCCGGTTTTCCGGCGTCTGGCTCGGCAGCGTCGGATCCCAGAACACCCGGCCCTCTTCCATCGACATGATATAGAAGGCGGCGCCGATCACGGCATCGTCGGTGCACAGCGCATAGGCTTTCGCGACCGGAAAGCCCTGCTTGCCGAGCGCTGCGATGACGCGAAACTCGCGATCGACCGCATGTGCCGACGGCAGCAATTTGCCGAACGGTTTTCGGCGCATCACGTAGGATTGGCCTGGTGTCTCGAGCTTGTAGGTCGGGTTGGACTGGCCGCCCTTGAACTGCAGGACGGTTAAGGGCCCCTGATAGCCTTCGACATGCTCGCGCATCCAGCCGTCAAGGCTCGCCTCGTTGATACGATGACGCTCCTCGACTTCCTTGGTGCCCGAGAACTCTTCGTCTTTCCTGACGCCGTCCGCCACGATGACGCTCCCTCAAATTTCTTCTTGAACTTTGGGGAGCGCCATCTTGACGTTCCCGTTAGTGCGTAGCGTTTGCATACTTCCGAAGTTCAAGTCTGGCAATGGCGCGATTGTGCACCTCGTCCGGACCATCCGCCAGGCGGAGCGTACGGATATGGGCATAATCCCGCGCCAGGCCGGCCTCATCGGAGACACCGCCGCCGCCGTAAGCCTGGATGGCATTGTCGATGATCCTCAACGCCATATTCGGGGCTGTGACCTTGATCATCGCGATCTCGGCCTGCGCGGTCTTGTTGCCGACCTTGTCCATCATGTCGGCGGCCTTGAGGCACAGCAAGCGATTCATCTCGATGTCGGCGCGCGCTTCGCCGATGCGCTGTTCCCACACCGAGTGCTCGATGATCTTCTTGCCGAACGCGGTGCGCGAGGCCAGCCGCTTCACCATCTTCTCCAGCGCCTCCTCGGCCTTGCCGATGGTGCGCATGCAATGATGGATGCGGCCCGGACCGAGACGGCCCTGCGCGATCTCGAAGCCGCGGCCTTCGCCGAGCAGGATGTTTTCCTTCGGCACGCGAACGTTTTCCAGCAGCACCTGGGCGTGACCGTGCGGCGCATCGTCAAAGCCGAACACCGGCAGCATCTTCTCGACCTTTATGCCGGGGGTATCGAGCGGCACCAGGATCTGCGACTGCGCCTGGTGCTTCGCCGCCTTCGGATCGGTCTTGCCCATCAGGATCGCGATCTTGCAGCGGGGATCGCCGACGCCCGACGACCACCATTTGCGGCCGTTGATGACGTAGTGGTCGCCATCCTTTTCGATCCGCGTTTCGATGTTGGTGGCGTCCGATGACGCCACGGCCGGCTCCGTCATCAGGAAGGCGGAGCGGATCTCGCCGTCCATCAGCGGCCGCAGCCATTTCCGCTTCTGCTCTTTGGTGCCGTAGCGGATGAACACTTCCATGTTGCCGGTATCGGGTGCGGAGCAGTTGAACACCTCCGAGGCCCAGGAGATGTGGCCCATCTCTTCCGACAGCAGCGCATATTCGAGGTTGGTCAATCCCGCACCGCGGAACTCGTCGTCTTCATGCGCGTTCGGCGGCATGAACATGTTCCAGAGGCCTTCGGCCTTGGCCTTCTTCTTCAGTTCCTCGAGGATCGGGATCACCTTCCAGCGCGGGCCCTCCGCATCCTGCTTGTCATAGATCGGAACCGCGGGACGAACATGCGTCTTCATGAACGCCTGCACGCGATTCAGCCATTCCTTTTGCTTTTCGGACATATCAAAGTTCATGGGGCGCTCCTCGGCTCTGGGCTTTTCGAATTCGTTGGGCCGCACTGTCTGCCCGCCTCCCATTCGCCGCAAGGTATTTTGCGCTTCGCAATGAGACGACGGATTGACATTTCCGGCCCTTCAAACGATAGTTTCATACAACTGTTTGAATTGCAACTCCGCAAACGGGGACCAGATATGTCGAGCGATCGGACCCGGTCTGCCATCCTTGCCGCCGCCGAACGGCTTTACGCCGATCGCGGTTTTGGCGACGTGACGCTGCGCGACATCGTCGCCGAAGCTAATGTCAATCTCGCCGCGGTGAATTATCATTTCGGCTCCAAGGACGAGCTGATCGCGGAGCTGTTTGTCACCCGCAGCCTCGCCACCAACCGCGAGCGGCTCAACGAGTTGAAGGCTGCCGAGGAAAAGGGCGGCGGCCGCGCCCCGATCGACGCCATCCTGCATGCGCTGGTCGGCCCTACCCTGCGCGGCTGCCTCGGCCCCGACCGCGAAGGCTCGACGGCGGCGCGCTTCATGATCCGCGCGTCGATCGAGTCGGTACCGCCGATCCGCCGCATCAAGAACCGCGAGGTCGATCATTTGCGGAAATTCATCGCCGCGATGCGCCGCGCGATGCCCGGCCGCGACGACACCGATCTCTATTGGGGCCTTCACTTCGCGCTGGCGATGTCGCATCACACCATCCGGGAGAAAGAGCGGCTGACGAAATTGTCGGAAGGCCAATGCGACCTCAACGACGTGGATGCCATCGTCGATCGCGTGGTCTCGGTCTCGGTGATGGCGCTGACGGGCGGCGAAACGCCGGCAAAGAAGGCGCCCGTCCGGCCGGCGGTGCCGCATGGCAGGCTGACCCGGCAAGATTTGTGAGCCAGACCCGGCAAACGCGCTGAATTCTCGTAGCCCGAATGAGCCAACGGGTCGCGCGAATGCGCGCCCGATGACAGGCTCCGCGAAATCCCGGGCCGGTGCCACGAACATCCCGGATTTCGCTGCGCTCCATCCGGGCTACGATGCGTCATGTGACGAACCGGGCGACCAGCGTTTCGAAATGGATCGCGACGTACAGCAGTGTCGCGAGGTTTGCGAACAGCAGAACCGGAATGAGCCAGGCCGCCAGGACGAGAACCGAACCCTGGTGCAGATAGATGACCGCCAGGAAAAGCAACAGCCCGAAGTAAAGGTCTGTTCCGATCTGCCGCCCCCAATGCAGCCGCGCCATGGTTCTGATGGTCTTGAAGATATTTTCCCTGCTGCTGCAGTAGATCGAATAGGCCGTGAACAGCAGGAAGGCGAGCCAGACAACAAGCTTCGCCGCGCCCATTGTCCCGTCAAAACGAAAGAGCGCCGCGTGCCATCCAAAACCGACGGCGCAGGCTACGAACGCGGCGAACACACCCCACGAGATCAGATTTGCTTTCATGGCGAATCCCCCTGCTTCGTTTTTGGTCTGAGCGTCCTTACGAGATGGAGTTCGATACTTGTAGCACGGATGAGCGAACCGAAGTTTGGGGATGCATTTGCTCAAGGACAGCGTCAGCATGGGGCACCCAGGCCTTCCCCGTCATTGCGAGCGCAGCGAAGCAATCCATAGCGCGGCAAGTGGAGATGTGGATTGCTTCGCGGAGCCTGTCACCGGGCGCGCATTCGCGCGACCCGTTGGCTCGCAATGACGGTGGATACAGTTTCGCGAGCTCGCGACGCTGATCGCCCGAGGCTTGCATCTTCGTTTGCCCTCTTTGAAATTAGAGGGCGCAGGGAAGACCGGGTGCACGCCGCACCCGCGGTCTCGCGTGCAATGGCGCACGGCAAAAACGCACACGAGCATACAGGTTCGGCGGAAACACTCCGGCCTTCCCTGCGCAATGGCTTTACGGCTTACTTCGAGCTCTCCCCGGTGAACGGCTTTCTTGCCACCGTCGCCCCCAAGAAGCTTGCTTCTCGAGAACTTAGCGCCAGCACCGCGGCGTCAGGACCACACGACTTCGCCGTACGCTCGAGCCGCACACGTCAGTCGCAGCTCTCGCGTCCATCGCATCTCACCGCGCGTTCGTGACGATGGCCAACGCCCCTCATCCGCCGTGAGACGGGCGGAGTTATGCGACTGATTTGCCCAACACGTTAAGCGGAATATTTTTGCAACGGGGGCTGGACAGGTTTTGGGTGATTTGCCCGACAAGTGCAGAGGAAAAAGCGCAAGTCTTTCAATACCCGAATATGAACGTGCTGCCGCCCCCTCACTATGTAAGCCCGGCCTTGCGCATCCCTGCAAGGAAATGCTCCATCAACTCTGGCGTCTGATAGGGGACGCTCGACTTTATCCAGTCGACCGAGAGCTGGGGTTGTTCGAGCCGTACGGCGGCGAGAGATTGTCCGGCCTCTTCTTCCCTCCCCATCTGAGCCAGGCTCGCACAGCGAAGCCGCTGTGCACCGTGAAAGCCTGGGCGCAATCGCAGTAACTCTTCCGAAGTTCGAAAGGCGTCTGCGTATCGGCCGGCGAGATAGTGCGCGACGGTCATGCCGCCCAGGAACATCGCGGTGTCGGGATCCAGCGGGCTGAGCCGGATCGCCTCGTTGCCATGCGCGATGGCTTCGTCACATCGCCCGGAGAACGCCAGCCCATGGCTGAGGTAGCAATGCGCGGCCGCGAAGCTCGGATTGAGGCTGACAGCGCGCCGGAACGCCGCGATCGATTCTTCGGTACGACGTTCCATCATCGACCAATAGCCGAGCGCGATCTGTCCCCACGGATCGCAATCATCCAACGCAATCGCCCGAACGATGTGCGGACGCGCCACAAGCAATCCCTGGTCGCGATTGATCCAGCCATTGTGGGCCGCAAACACCAGGCAGAACGCAAGCAGGCTTCGGGCCGGGGCGTAATCCGGATAGGCATCAACGGCGCGATTAAGCGCTTCGATGGCGGCTTCACTATCCGTTCGGTTGAGCCGCCAGACATGCGTCTGCGCGCGCGCCACCAGCTCCCAGGCGCCGAGATCGCCGGGCGAACGCGAAAATGCGCGAACGCCCTCCGCTGCCAACAGGCGCGGCTGGATCGAAGCGACGACGCTGCTCGTGATGTCATCCTGGATTGCAAAGATGTCGCCGAGTTCGCGGTCGTATTGTTCGGCCCAGTGGTGGCCACCGGTCACCGCGTCGATCAGCTGGGCGCTGACGCGCAGGCGCTGGCCGGCCCGGCGCACACTACCTTCGAGTACGTAGCGGACGCCAAGCTTGCTTGCGACTTGCCTGACATCGACGGCACGGCCCTTGTAGACAAAGGTCGAGTTGCGCGCGATGACGAACAGCCACCGGATGCGCGACAGGCCGGTGATCAAGTCCTCGGATATGCCGTCAGCGAAGTAGTCCTGATCCGGATCGCCGCTCATGTTGTCAAACGGCAGCACCGCAATGGAGGGACGATCGGGCAAAGGCAGCGCACGGCTTTGACCGGCTTCCGCGCTCAAGGGCGCATCGCCAGCCTCGATCGCCATCACCGGCAAGGCGAACAGATAGCCGCGCTTGGAGACGGTTTCGATGATCGCCTGGGTGTCGTCCTGCAGGGCCTGCCGGATCTCCTTGATGCACTGAACCGGCGAGTTCGGCGTGACGTTGAGGTTCTGCCAGACGTTATCGATCAGCTCTGACTTCGGAACGAGCCGGCCGGGGTGCTGCGCGAGATAGGCCAGCACATCGAAGGACTTTGGCCGCAGCGGCACGATGACGCCGTCGCGGCGCAGACAGGCCGATCGGCGGTCGACCAGGAACGGGCCAAAACGGTAGCTCTTGAGTTCCGGCATGTCTCTGAGGAGCGGCCTTCAGTTGGAGTCCACCGGCAATCTAGACCATTTCATCACAATTTCACCGCTTCTTCACGACGGCCGCGCCTGCGGATGTGGGAGCATCCGGAGGTCCCTGACTTTGAGGGGCCCCCCAAAAGGAGAAGTTCCAATGGCGCCATTATCAAGGTTTTCCCTGGCGATTTGGATCAGCGGCGCCCTCGCGCTATCCGCCACCGTCGCCCGCGGCGACGTCATCATGGACTGGAACGCCAAGGCTGACGCCATCGCGATCGAAAAGCAGCTCCTGAATGCTGCCAATTCCCGCGGTCAGGCGATGCTCCACATCGCGATGTTCGAGGCTGTCAACGCCATCGACCGCCGCTATGCGCCTTACAAGCTCAAGCTCACCGCTGACAAGAACGTGTCGAGGGAAGCCGCGGCGGCTGCCGCAGCCTATGACGTGCTGCTGGCGCTGCACCCCGACAAGAAGGCCGACCTCGACGCGACGCTGGCGGCCTCGCTTGCCGGGATTGCCGAGAACGAGGCGAAGGCAAAGGGCGTCGAACTGGGCAAGCAAGCCGCTGCCGGGGTCATCGCCTTGCGTGCCAATGACGGTAGCAACACACCGGAAGATTATCGTCCCGCCACCACGGCCGGCGTCTATATTCCGACCACGATACCGATCGAGTCGACGGCTTCGAAGACCAAGCCGTTCGTGATGGCAAGCGCGTCGCAATTTCGCGCCGCTCCGCCTCCCGCGCTGACCTCGGAAACCTGGACCAGGGATTTGAACGAAATTCGCGAGATCGGCAGCCTTGCAAGCGCCAAGCGCTCGGCCGAGCAGACGACGATCGCCCGCTTCTGGTTCTTCACCGGACCGAGGACCTATAATGCGATTGTCCGCCAGATCGCCTCGAACAGGACGATGGACCTCGTCGATTGCGCCCGCCTCTATGCCCTGACGTCGATCGCCAGCGCCGACGCCTTCATCGCGGTGTTCGATGCGAAATATGCCCATAATCTATGGCGTCCCGTGACCGCCATCCGCAATGCCGACCTCACCTCCAACCCGGCGACCCCGCGCGAGGCATCATGGCAGCCCTTGGGCGTGACGCCGATGCACCCGGAATATCCATGTGCGCATTGTATCGTCGCCAGCGCCATTGCCACGGTGCTGCAGCACGTCGTGGGCAACGAGATTGCCGAGATTGCCCTGGTAAGCCCGACGGCGCCCGGCGTTACACGCAAATGGACGCGGCTGCAGGACTATAGCGACGAGGTTTCCAGCGCGCGCATCTATGCCGGCTTCCACTACCGCTTCTCCACCGAAGCCGGGAAAGAGATGGGAAAGAAGATCGGCGACCTCGCGGTCACGACGCTGATGCCGGGCGCCGTGGCCGATGCCCAGCAGAAACGCTGATTGCCTGAACCAGTTCGAAGAGGCCGCCCGCGCGCCGGCGGCCTCTTCTGTCACCGCCGCGGCGGACGAGCCGTCCTTCCTATTCGGGCTTGAAGCCGGAGGCCTTGATGACGGGTCCCCACAATTCGGAATCGGACTTCTGGATCCTTGAAAACTCTTCTGCCGATGTGCCTGTGGTCTGGACGCCCAGCGGCGTCAGCCGGTTCTTGAATTCGTCGGTGCGCACAGCTTCGACGACAGCCCGGTTCAATTGCGCAACGACCGCGGCCGGCGTTTTGGCCGGGGCATAGATGCCATACCAGCCCTCGCCGCGAATGGCGTACCCGCTCTCCATAAACGTCGGCACTTCTGATAGCGCCGGCGATCGCGCCAGGCCCGATGTCGCTAGGACGCGGATGCGTCCGGCCTTGTGGGCCTCGACCAGATCCTGAGTCGAGGTGAAGAAAAGCGGCAAGTGTCCGCCGATCAGGTCGGTAATGGCTTGCGGATTGCCTTTGTAGGCGACGTGACGAAGATCGAGGTTGGCGTGGCGCGCAAAGAGCACCGCAAAGAAGTGCGGCAGCGATCCGGCGGCCGGCGTACCATAAGCCGCCTGATCGGGATGGTTCTTCAACCAGTCAACCAGCTCCTTGAGGTTTTTGGCCGGCACGTTCGCGCCTACCGCGACGCCGAGATCGAAGGTCCCGACTTGCGAGATCGGCTGAAAATCCCGGACCGGATCGTAAGCCAAATTGTCATAGACGTGCGGGAACAGCGCCATCGGCGCGATCGGCGTGAACAGCAAGACCGTGCCGTCCGCCGGCGCGTCCTTTACCGACTGGATGCCGAGGCGTCCGGCCGCGCCGGGCTTGTTCTCGACGATGACCGTCCGATTGAGCCGCACGCGCATGGATTCTGCGATCATCCGCAACGCCGTGTCGCCGACCCCGCCAGCCGGAAACGGCAGAACGAGCCGGATCGGGGATTCGCCGACCTGGGCCGCGGCATGATCGGCCATCAGGCCGAGCGCCAGTGTCAGTGCCAATGCAATTCGGATCGTGCGCATGGACGCCCTCGCGATGGCAGACGGTTATTATGACCTTGACCCGTCGACCCTCGGCCCCGATGATCCATAAAGGAAGTGTCGTTTTCCTTATGGTCCGATAAAATACATTGATGGAGGCAGGCATGGACGGCGACCCCGACCGGCGCATCAAGCTTCGCGATCTCAAGGTGTTTCAGGCCGCGGCCGAAACGGGGAGCATGGCCAAGGCGGCGGCGCGGATGTCGATCACCCAGCCGGCCGTTTCCTACGCGATTTCAGAGCTCGAGCACGCCGTCGGCGTGCCGCTGCTCGACCGCTCGTCGCAGGGGGTGACGCCGACGGTGTACGGCCGGGCCCTGCTGGCGCGCAGCGCCATCGTGTTCAATGAGTTGCGGCACGGCATCAGCGAGATCGCCTCGCTCGCCGACCCCGAGGTCGGCGAGTTGCGGATCGGCACGACGCCGCCGATGTCGGCGGTTGCTTCCGCCGTGTTCAATCGCCTGGTACCGCGCTATCCGCGGATGCGGTTCGAACTGACCGTCGGCCCGACCGACGTGCTGCTGCGTCAATTGCGCCAACGCGACGTCGAGGTCGTCATCAGCCGGCTCGCCTCGATGGCGGGCAATGACGATCTGAGTGTCGAGACGCTGTTTCACGACGAACTCGTGGTGATCTGCAGCAAGCAGAGCAAATGGGCCTCGCGGCGCAACGTGGCGCTGGCAGACCTCCTCGGCGAACCTTGGGTATTTCCGCCCGCAACCGGCTTCCTCACCGGCGTCATGCGCGGCGAATTCGAAGCGCAAGGCCTGGAATTTCCGCGAGCGACCGTTACGACATCCTGCACCTATTCGCTGAGCGTCCTGGTCGGCAACGGCAATTTCCTTGGCATCCATCCCCGCGCCATGCTGACGACGCCGAATGAACATCCGCAGTTGACCTCCGTGGACGTGCGGCTGCCGACCACGCGCGGGGCGATCGGACTGATCGCGCTGAAGGATCGCGCGCTCAGTCCGGTGGCGAAACTGTTCGCGCAGTCGGTCGCGCCGGTCCTGCAGGACATCCAGCCGAAGCGGATATCGCGTGCTGCGCAGAAGTAGTTGGAACACCGAGGCTGGCAATGCCGTTGTGGTTGGACATCTTTGTCGTCGGCAAGTCGACGCCTCACATTGGATCACAGAGGGAGTTCCGATGCCAACCGAACCGACGATTGCCCGCATCTGGCGCGGCCGCACGCGGCCTGAGATCGCGGACAGTTACGAGACCTATCTGAAGGCGGAAGGAATCCCGCCGCTGGAGAAAACGGCGCTTGGCGTCCAGCTATTCCGCGAGGATCGCGAACACGAGAGCTGGTTCACGACCATTTCCTATTGGAGCGATCTCGACTCGATGACGGCCTTCACCAAGGGCGAGCCGACCAAGGTTCACCACCTCGACCGCGACCCCGAGTTCCTGATCGAACTCCCGGAGTTCATCCAGATCCACCGCATCGTGATCGACCGTCAGGGCCTGCGCTGAATTGGAACGCGGTCTATATCACCGCGACGCAATCGATCTCTATGTCGAACGGCCCAAACCATTCGGGAACGCAGACGAAGATGCGCGCCGGAGGTTCTTCCGGGAAATAGCGTGCGTAGATCGCGTTGACGGCGGCAAAGTGCGCAGCCGAGGTGCAGTAGATGTTGCACTTCATCACGTTGCGCAGCGATGTGCCCGCGGTCTCCAGGCACAGTTTCAGTTGCTCGAGCACGAGTTCGGTCTGACGCTCGATCGGGCCGGCGAAGAGTTCGCCGGTATCGGGATCGAACGGCGGCAGGCCCGAAACGAACGCCATGCCGCCGCCGCGCGTGACCGGCGAGACCGGCGCGTTCCGTTTGGCAAGCCAAGACGACATCGGCTCGACGCGAATGACTTCCCGTTTCATCGTTGCACCTCTCGAGCGGACTGATCGAGGGTGCAGGCTAGCGCAAATGCGACGCCAATATACTTCGATTAAGGTGGAAGTGTCGATGTCGAGATCACACGATCTTCTGCGCGCTCAGCGCTTCCAACCTTGGCGTCGTAGTCCCCGATTGTGATCGCGCTGACCGGTGGCGAGGAACGGATGAAGAAAGCGTCCGGGAGGTTGGTGACGCGGGAAGCGCGGTGAATTGAAGAACATCAACTCCGTTCAAAGGCCGACCAGATCGCTTCGATCGCCTTGCTTTGACGTGCGACCGGGCGAAACAGGCGGATTTCGATTGGTATCTCAAGTTCGGGGCTGCCTGCTTCAACCAGCGACCCGGCCGAGATGTCCTCTTCAGCCAACGTTCGAGGCAGCCAAGCCACGCCATCTCCTGCGCGGGCCATCGAGAGCAGCGTCGCGGCGAGGTGCGAGGTAAAGACCGTCTCAAGCGCAAAGGCGCGATCTTTCGCGCCCCATTGGGCTGCGACGATCCGGCCCAACCCTGATTGCGCACTATAGGCAAGGTATTTTAC includes these proteins:
- a CDS encoding phosphotransferase family protein, encoding MADGVRKDEEFSGTKEVEERHRINEASLDGWMREHVEGYQGPLTVLQFKGGQSNPTYKLETPGQSYVMRRKPFGKLLPSAHAVDREFRVIAALGKQGFPVAKAYALCTDDAVIGAAFYIMSMEEGRVFWDPTLPSQTPENRRKIFASKIETLANLHVFNPEAIGLGDFGKPGNYFARQIDRWTKQYRASETQHIPEFEKVAEWLPRTVPEQKRVSIVHGDYRLDNMIFHATEPRVQAVLDWELSTLGDPMADFTYLLMQWTMPGLANADIKALNIPSVDEAAQIYCAVTGMEVPDLNWYFAYNMFRLAGITQGIAGRIRDGTAANAKALESAARTVPLSKSSWEYAQKAGAI
- a CDS encoding acyl-CoA dehydrogenase family protein, with product MNFDMSEKQKEWLNRVQAFMKTHVRPAVPIYDKQDAEGPRWKVIPILEELKKKAKAEGLWNMFMPPNAHEDDEFRGAGLTNLEYALLSEEMGHISWASEVFNCSAPDTGNMEVFIRYGTKEQKRKWLRPLMDGEIRSAFLMTEPAVASSDATNIETRIEKDGDHYVINGRKWWSSGVGDPRCKIAILMGKTDPKAAKHQAQSQILVPLDTPGIKVEKMLPVFGFDDAPHGHAQVLLENVRVPKENILLGEGRGFEIAQGRLGPGRIHHCMRTIGKAEEALEKMVKRLASRTAFGKKIIEHSVWEQRIGEARADIEMNRLLCLKAADMMDKVGNKTAQAEIAMIKVTAPNMALRIIDNAIQAYGGGGVSDEAGLARDYAHIRTLRLADGPDEVHNRAIARLELRKYANATH
- a CDS encoding TetR/AcrR family transcriptional regulator, producing the protein MSSDRTRSAILAAAERLYADRGFGDVTLRDIVAEANVNLAAVNYHFGSKDELIAELFVTRSLATNRERLNELKAAEEKGGGRAPIDAILHALVGPTLRGCLGPDREGSTAARFMIRASIESVPPIRRIKNREVDHLRKFIAAMRRAMPGRDDTDLYWGLHFALAMSHHTIREKERLTKLSEGQCDLNDVDAIVDRVVSVSVMALTGGETPAKKAPVRPAVPHGRLTRQDL
- a CDS encoding winged helix-turn-helix domain-containing protein, with protein sequence MPELKSYRFGPFLVDRRSACLRRDGVIVPLRPKSFDVLAYLAQHPGRLVPKSELIDNVWQNLNVTPNSPVQCIKEIRQALQDDTQAIIETVSKRGYLFALPVMAIEAGDAPLSAEAGQSRALPLPDRPSIAVLPFDNMSGDPDQDYFADGISEDLITGLSRIRWLFVIARNSTFVYKGRAVDVRQVASKLGVRYVLEGSVRRAGQRLRVSAQLIDAVTGGHHWAEQYDRELGDIFAIQDDITSSVVASIQPRLLAAEGVRAFSRSPGDLGAWELVARAQTHVWRLNRTDSEAAIEALNRAVDAYPDYAPARSLLAFCLVFAAHNGWINRDQGLLVARPHIVRAIALDDCDPWGQIALGYWSMMERRTEESIAAFRRAVSLNPSFAAAHCYLSHGLAFSGRCDEAIAHGNEAIRLSPLDPDTAMFLGGMTVAHYLAGRYADAFRTSEELLRLRPGFHGAQRLRCASLAQMGREEEAGQSLAAVRLEQPQLSVDWIKSSVPYQTPELMEHFLAGMRKAGLT
- a CDS encoding vanadium-dependent haloperoxidase, coding for MAPLSRFSLAIWISGALALSATVARGDVIMDWNAKADAIAIEKQLLNAANSRGQAMLHIAMFEAVNAIDRRYAPYKLKLTADKNVSREAAAAAAAYDVLLALHPDKKADLDATLAASLAGIAENEAKAKGVELGKQAAAGVIALRANDGSNTPEDYRPATTAGVYIPTTIPIESTASKTKPFVMASASQFRAAPPPALTSETWTRDLNEIREIGSLASAKRSAEQTTIARFWFFTGPRTYNAIVRQIASNRTMDLVDCARLYALTSIASADAFIAVFDAKYAHNLWRPVTAIRNADLTSNPATPREASWQPLGVTPMHPEYPCAHCIVASAIATVLQHVVGNEIAEIALVSPTAPGVTRKWTRLQDYSDEVSSARIYAGFHYRFSTEAGKEMGKKIGDLAVTTLMPGAVADAQQKR
- a CDS encoding Bug family tripartite tricarboxylate transporter substrate binding protein, with translation MRTIRIALALTLALGLMADHAAAQVGESPIRLVLPFPAGGVGDTALRMIAESMRVRLNRTVIVENKPGAAGRLGIQSVKDAPADGTVLLFTPIAPMALFPHVYDNLAYDPVRDFQPISQVGTFDLGVAVGANVPAKNLKELVDWLKNHPDQAAYGTPAAGSLPHFFAVLFARHANLDLRHVAYKGNPQAITDLIGGHLPLFFTSTQDLVEAHKAGRIRVLATSGLARSPALSEVPTFMESGYAIRGEGWYGIYAPAKTPAAVVAQLNRAVVEAVRTDEFKNRLTPLGVQTTGTSAEEFSRIQKSDSELWGPVIKASGFKPE
- a CDS encoding LysR family transcriptional regulator encodes the protein MDGDPDRRIKLRDLKVFQAAAETGSMAKAAARMSITQPAVSYAISELEHAVGVPLLDRSSQGVTPTVYGRALLARSAIVFNELRHGISEIASLADPEVGELRIGTTPPMSAVASAVFNRLVPRYPRMRFELTVGPTDVLLRQLRQRDVEVVISRLASMAGNDDLSVETLFHDELVVICSKQSKWASRRNVALADLLGEPWVFPPATGFLTGVMRGEFEAQGLEFPRATVTTSCTYSLSVLVGNGNFLGIHPRAMLTTPNEHPQLTSVDVRLPTTRGAIGLIALKDRALSPVAKLFAQSVAPVLQDIQPKRISRAAQK
- a CDS encoding RidA family protein, which produces MKREVIRVEPMSSWLAKRNAPVSPVTRGGGMAFVSGLPPFDPDTGELFAGPIERQTELVLEQLKLCLETAGTSLRNVMKCNIYCTSAAHFAAVNAIYARYFPEEPPARIFVCVPEWFGPFDIEIDCVAVI